The sequence TTTATTGAACTGTGCTGTCAGCGTGGCATTCCGCTGATCTTCTTGCAAAACATCACCGGTTTTATGGTGGGGCGCAAGTATGAGAATGAGGGCATTGCCAAAAATGGCGCCAAGCTGGTGATGGCTGTGGCCACGGCTAAAGTGCCTAAGTTTACGCTGATCATTGGCGGCTCGTTTGGTGCGGGTAACTACGGCATGTGTGGCCGCGCTTATTCACCGCGTTTCTTGTGGACTTGGCCTAATTCACGCATCAGCGTGATGGGCGGCGAGCAGGCGGCCAGCGTGTTGACCACGCTTAAGCGCGATGCGATTGAGAAAAAGGGCGACAGCTGGAGCGCTGAAGAAGAGCAGGCCTTTAAACAGCCGATTCGTGATCAATATGAGCATCAGGGCCATCCGTTTTATGCCTCGGCACGGCTGTGGGATGATGGCGTGATTGACCCGGCTCAAACCCGCCGCGTCTTGGGTTTGAGCGTGTCGGCGGCGCTGAATGCGCCGGCAGAAGCCACCCAATTCGGCGTGTTCCGAATGTAAGGCGAAGGAGTCGATATGTATCAGTATTTAGAAATCGAACGGCAAGGCCAGGTGACCCATGTGTGGCTCAATCGACCAGAGGTGGGCAATGCGTTTAATGCAGCGCTGATTGCCGAGTTAAACCAATGTTTTACTGAGCTGAATCACGATGAGATGACGCGAGTAGTGGTGTTGGGCGGCCGCGGCAAGCATTTTTCTGCCGGTGCCGACCTGAACTGGATGAAGGCGGCGGGCGAAGCCGACTTGGCCACCAATGTGGCTGATGCAGAAGCTTTGGCGCAGATGTTGGACAGCTTGGCCCGCGTCAATAAGCCCACCATCGCCCGAGTTCAGGGCGCGGCCATGGGCGGCGGCCTCGGCTTGGCGGCGGCTTGCGACCTCTGCGTGGCGTCTGAGAATGCCGTGTTCGCAACCTCGGAAGTGCGTTTAGGGCTCACGCCAGCGACGATTAGCCCCTATGTGCTGCGCGCCATCGGCGCTCGCCAAGCCCATCGCTATTTCTTGACCGCTGAAAAAATCAGCGCTGCCAAGGCCGAGCGCATTGGTCTGGTGCATGAATTGGCGGCCACGCCTGAGGTGATTGATGAAACGGTGGCGCAGCTGTGCAGCAGCCTGCTGGCGGGTGGGCCTGTGGCGCAAGCCGCGGCCAAAGCGCTGATTTTTAGGGTGAACAACCAAACCATTGATGCACCGCTGTTGGCCGATACCGCCCAGCGTATTGCCACTTTACGTGCGGGTGCCGAAGCGAAAGAGGGCTTGAGTGCTTTTTTAAGCAAGCGTGCCCCCGCTTGGCAAGCCGAATAACGTCGTCGTTTAAAGGAAGACCATGTTTAATAAAATTTTAATTGCCAACCGCGGCGAAATTGCCTGCCGTGTGATCCGTAGCGCTAAAAAAATGGGCATTGCCACCGTGGCCGTGTATTCCCACGCCGACGCCAATGCCCAGCACGTGAAGCTGGCCGATGAAGCCGTGTGTATTGGCCCTGCGCCAGCACGTGAAAGCTATTTGCAAATCGACAAAATCATTGCTGCTGCCAAGCAAACTGGCGCTCAGGCGATTCACCCTGGCTATGGTTTTTTGTCTGAAAATGAAGCCTTTGCCGAAGCCTGCCAAGTGAATGACGTGGTGTTCATTGGCCCGCCGGTGGCCGCCATCAACGCGATGGGCCTGAAAGCCACGGCCAAGGCGCTGATGGAAAAAGCTGACGTGCCGCTGACGCCTGGCTATCACGGCAGCAATCAAGATGCTCAGTTCCTGCATCAAGAGGCCGATCGCATTGGCTATCCGCTCTTGATTAAGGCCAGTGCGGGTGGGGGCGGTAAGGGCATGAGCCTGGTGGAGTCTTCGGATCAATTTTTAAATGCCTTAGCCAGCTGCCAACGCGAAGCCACGGCCAGCTTTGGCAACGCCGACGTGTTGCTGGAAAAATACATCAGCCGTCCACGCCACATTGAAGTACAGGTGTTTGGCGACAGCCACGGCAACTACGTGCACTTTTTTGAGCGCGACTGCTCGGTGCAGCGCCGCCACCAAAAGGTTTTGGAAGAAGCGCCTGCGCCTAACGTCAGCGATGAGCATTTGGCCGCCATGCGTGAAGCCGCCATCAATGCTGCCCGCGCCGTAGGCTATGTGGGTGCAGGGACGGTGGAGTTTATTGCCCACCAAAGCGGTGAGTTTTACTTCATGGAAATGAACACCCGCTTACAGGTAGAGCATCCGGTGACGGAAATGATCACCGGCGAAGACTTGGTTGAGTGGCAGCTGCGGGTGGCCTTTGGTGAGCCCTTGCCGAAAACTCAAGAGCAGCTGGGGATTCGCGGCCATGCGCTAGAAGCGCGGATTTATGCCGAAGATCCAGACAAAGGCTTCTTGCCGTCTACCGGCCAAATTGTCTACCTACATCGCCCTGAAACCAACGACTTTGTGCGCATCGACAGCGGCGTAGAAGAGGGCGACGTGATCAGCGCCTATTACGACCCGATGATTGCCAAACTCATTGTGTGGGGTGAAGACCGTGCCGAGGCATTGAACCGCATGCACCGTGCTTTGGGTGAATTTAATGTTTTAGGATTAAACAATAACATCAGCTTCTTACGGCGCTTAGTGGGCTGTGCCTCATTCACTCAGGCGGATTTAGACACCGGTCTGATTGAGCGTGAGCAAACGGCTTTGTTGCCGAATACTGAGCCGGTGGCTGCCAATATTTGGGGTTTGGCCAGCTTAGGCCTGCTGCTGCAACAGCAACAAGGTTGGCAGCAGGTGGCCCAAGCCGGTGCCGATGCCCAATCGCCTTGGCATCAGGCTGATGGCTGGCGCCTGAATGGCCACGTACGCCGTAAGCTAAACTGGCTGCATCAAGGAGAGCCGACCCAAGTCATCGCGCATTACCAAGGTCAGGGGCATTTTAATCTGTTGCTCAATGGCCAAGCGGTGACCGCGTCGGGCACGCTGAATGCAGAGGGAGAGTTGACGGCCGTCATCGCAGGGCAGCAGAAAAAAGCCCGAGTGGTGCGCCAAGGTCAGGTGCTGTGGGTGTTTGTAGACGGTGATGCCCATGCCTTTACCTATGTCGACCCTTACAGCGCCGTGTCAGAAGAGGCCGCAGGCAGCAATCATTTGGCGGCGCCGATGCCTGGCCAAGTGGTTAAAGTGTGGGTGAGTGCGGGCGATGTGGTGAAAAAAGGCGATGCCTTGATGGTGTTAGAAGCCATGAAGATGGAGCACACGATTACCGCGCCTGCTGACGGCATGATTGAGAGCGTGCTGTTTGCGGTGACCGACCAAGTGGCCGATGGCGATGAGCTGTTGGTGTTTGCTGAAGGCGAAAAGGAAACCAGCGATGTACCTGCCTAATAAAGTCAAAATAGTGGAGGTCGGGCCGCGCGACGGCCTGCAAAATGAGGCGCAACAGGTCAGCACCGAGGTCAAGCTGGAGCTGATCGAACGCTTGGGCGAGGCAGGATTAACCACGATTGAGGCGACGGCGTTTGTGTCGCCCAAGTGGGTGCCGCAGATGGCCGATGCCAAAGCCGTGATGGCTGGGCTTAAGCCGAAGGCGGGCGTGGCCTATCCGGTGTTGGCGCCTAATTTGCAAGGCTTTGAGGCGGCTTATGGCGCCGGCGCTCGCGAAGTGGCGGTGTTTGCGGCGGCGTCGGAAGCCTTCTCGCAAAAAAACATCAATTGCAGCATTGCCGAGTCGATCGAGCGTTTTGTGCCGGTGTTGCGCGCGGCGCAAAGCCACGGTGTGAAGGTGCGCGGCTATGTGTCCTGTGTTTTGGGCTGTCCGTACGAGGGCGAAATTGCGCCTGAGCAAGTGGCGGAAGTGGCCCAGAGATTGTTGGATTTAGGCTGCTATGAAATCAGCCTTGGCGACACCATCGGTGTGGGTACGCCGGTGGCCACCATGGGCTTAATCGACGCCGTGTCGAAACGGGTGCCGCTGCCGCAGCTGGCTGGTCATTTTCACAACACCTACGGCATGGCCATCGCCAATATTTTTGCGGCGTTACAAATGGGCGTGGCGGTGTTTGATGCGTCGGTGGCAGGCCTAGGCGGCTGCCCTTATGCTAAGGGCGCCAGCGGCAATGTGGCCACGGAAGACGTGGTGTATTTATTAAACGGTTTGGGCATCGACAGCGGCGTGGATTTGCCTTCGTTAGTCAGCACGGCACACTGGATCAGCCAAGCGCTGGGTCGAGCACCGGCCTCACACACGGCCAAAGCCCTGCTGGCTTAAGCCGGCTTGGGTAAGCAGCATCATAATAAAAGGCATGGCCATAAGCCGTCGCCTGACCTTAGTCCGTTGTGATGAACGGGTGTTATCTACAAAAGAGAACAGAAACAAGGAGTCACTATGAGTCAACTAAGCTATGTGAATGGTGCCAGCAGCACCCCTTTGATCGGGGTGACGGTGGGCCAATACTTTGATGAAGCCTGTGCGCGTTACGCCGAACATGAGGCTTTGGTGGTGCGCCATCAGAATGCCCGCTTGACCTATCGCGATCTGCAAGAGCAGGTCAATACCTTGGCCTGTGGCCTGCGTCGCCTAGGCTTAGTGGCCGGAGACCGCATTGGCATTTGGTCAACCAACTGCGTGGAATGGACGTTGATGCAGTTCGCCACCGCCAAGGCGGGGCTGATTTTGGTCAACATCAATCCTTCCTATCGCCGTACCGAACTTGAATACGCCATCAATAAGGTGACCTGTCGCGCCATCGTGATGGCCTCTGCGTTTAAAGACAGCAACTATAATGACATGATCTGTGATCTGGCTCCAGAGTTGGCCGATGCAGGCTCTGGCCCGCTACAAGCACAGCGGCTGCCTTCGTTGGAGTATGTGATCAGCATCAATAACGAACCACGCTCTGGTATGTTGAATTTTGCCGACTTGATGACTGCGCCCAGTGCCGAAGAGTTAGCCGCTTTGGCCGAAGTAGGCGCGTCTTTACAGTTTGACGACCCGATCAACATCCAGTTTACCTCTGGCACCACTGGCAGCCCTAAGGGCGCCACGCTGTCGCACCACAATATTTTGAATAACGGCTTTTTTTGTGGCGAAGGCATTAAGCTGCAGGCGCAAGAGCGGGTGTGTATTCCCGTACCGTTATACCATTGCTTTGGCATGGTAATTGGCAATTTGGCCTGTATCACTCATGGTGCGACGATGGTGTATCCGGCCGCCGTCTTCGACGCGGCCCAGACCCTTAAAACGATTGAAGAGGAGCGGTGTCACGCAGCCTATGGCGTGCCCACCATGTTCATCGCCATGTTGGATCATCCCGACTTTGGTCAATACGATTTGAGCAGTTTACGCACCGGCGTGATGGCGGGCAGTCCTTGCCCGGTGGAGGTGATGCGTCAAGTCATCGATAAAATGTATATGCGCGAAGTGACGATTTGCTACGGCATGACCGAAACCTCGCCGGTGAGCTTTCAAAGCGCGACCGACGACCCCATCGACAAGCGCGTCAGCACCGTAGGCCGCGCCCACCCTCATTGCGAAATCAAAATTGTGGATGAGCTAGGCAAAATCGTGCCGCGTGGCGTGGTCGGCGAGCTATGTACCCGCTCTTATTCGGTGATGTTGGGCTATTGGGGCGATGAGAAAAAAACCGCAGAAGCCATTGACGCTGCTGGCTGGATGCACACCGAAGATTTGGCCGTGCTAGACGATGAAGGCTATTGCCAGATGGTCGGCCGCATTAAAGACTTGGTGATTCGCGGCGGTGAGAACCTCTATCCGCGCGAAATTGAAGAGTTCTTATACACCCATCCAGATATTTTGGATGTGCAGGTGATTGGCGTGCCTGACACCAAGTACGGTGAAGAGCTGTGTGCTTGGATTGTGGTGAAAGAAGGCCGCAGCCTGACCGCAGAAGACATTCGAGGCTTTTGTGATGGCCAGATTTCACGCCAAAAAGTGCCGCGCTACGTGAAGTTTGTGGTGGAGTTTCCGATGACCGTTACCGGTAAAATCAAAAAGTTTGAGATGCGCGAAATCATGCAGGCCGAACTAGAATAAGCGGTTCAGGCCAATCAGACAGGCTCTAAATCACGCGTTGACGTGGTTTAGGGCCTGTTTTTTATGGGGCTTAGGCTAGGCGTGGTTAAGGCAATAGACCAGCAGCGCCGCAGCCAAATAAATAGCCTAAAGGCCAGTGTTGTCGGCCTCTGAGCACCATCGGCCAGCGTGGGATTGGCTCATGGCATGGCGAGGGTGTCGACGGCTGGGTTGCTGAATACGTCAAAAATCACGCCACAAGCGACACAGCCAGTTAAATGGGGCGTGAGGACGATTAAAGCGATGTGGCCATCTCGACATCGCATCTAAAAAAGAATAGTTATCATTATTGTTTTAATTGACCGTCGGTCGGTCGGTGATTATAATGCGATTTTTATTTCCCTAACCTGTAGCGAGAATGTGCATGAATCCTGAAAAAAAACGGCCGGCGGTTGCTGCGGCGCATGAGGGTGGGCCTAGCCCCACGGTGTCGATCTGGGCGCAGGCGGCGATGGCCGTTTGCTGTTTGAGCGCATTGAGTCAGGCTCAGGCCGAGACGGTGGGCGACAGTGCGGCGATTGCGGACATTACGGTAGAAGGGCATGGCCAAGCGCCGCGCCAAGGGGCGGTTCGAGGCTGGGTGGCAGAAACCTCGACGGTCGGCAGCAAAGCGCCTACCGATATTTTGACGTCTTCGCAATCGATTTCGGTGGTGACCCGCCAGCAGATGGACTTACAGCAGGCCAACAGCACCAGCCAGGCGTTGCGCTATACGGCTGGCGCCACCAGTGAGAAATTCGGCGGCTTTGGCGACTACATTGACCTCACCAAAATTCGTGGCGCCGACGCTGATTATTATTTGGATGGCTTGAGGGTGATCAGCAACCCTGGCAGTTGGCTGCCGCAGGTGGACGCCTATGGTCTTGAACGGGTAGAGGTATTGCGCGGGCCGTCTTCTTCGGTTTATGGGCAGGGCACCGGCGGGGGCGTGATCAACCAGATCAGCCGTAAACCCAGCGCCGTCCAGTCGCAAGAATTAAGCCTTAGCTATGGTCGCTTTAATCGCAAACACCTCGGCCTAGACGCCACCGGGCCACTGAACGATGCCCAGACGCTGCTGTATCGGATCACCGCCTCAGGTTTAGACAGCAAGGGCCAAGTAGAAGACACGCGCCATAAGCGTCTGTATGTAGCGCCGGCCATTACCTGGCAGCCAAATGAACACACGGCGTGGACGGTAATGGGCAGCTACACGCAAGAGCCACATCTGCCCGATTACAACAGCCTACCGGCTGCCGTTTTGGGCCTAGACAACAGTCAATTGCCAGAAATTAACCGCCGCCGTAATTTTTCTGATCGAGATTTTTCCGCCTCTAGCCGCAAACAGCGCTCGTTGAGCTCGCTGTTACAGCATGATTTTGCCGATGGTTGGCGCTTCACCAGCAATATGCGCTACATGACCATCGACACGGATTTACAGCGCTCAGTGGTGTACGGCTACCAAATGCAGGACGACAAGCTGATGCTGAAGGGGACGTATGAGGATTCGCCCGCCAGCGTGCGCGCCTTCTCGATGGACAACCATGTGAATGGTGAGGTGACCTTAGGCGCCACCACTCATGCGCTGCTGTTTGGCGTGGATTATGCGCGCGGAACGGTGAAAAACGCTCTGTATAGCGATGGGCCACACTTGTTTGATCCTTATGGGCCCAACTATCGGCCTGCGGTACGGCCCGACTTTGGCCCTAGCCGCCAAGCACCGTGGGCGGTGCACCAAACGTTTAACCGCTTAGGCGCCTATGTACAGGACCAAATAGCCTATCGCCAATGGCGGCTGACTTTGGGCGGTCGCTTTGACCGTTCGCGCACCGATGACGAAACCAATAGCTATTCTTTGGTGAAAACCAAGACCAAACAGGACGACCATAAATGGAGCGGCCGTGCCGGCCTAAGCTATTTATTTGGCGACTCACTGGCGGCCTACGCCAGCTATGCCACTTCGTTTGACCCACTATTGGGCAGTGACTACAAAGGCTCGGCCTTTGTGCCGATTGAAGCCAAGCAACGTGAAGTAGGGCTGAAGTATCACCCTGAGGGCAGCAAAACCATGCTCAGCGCTGCGCTTTTTCAGCTCAATCAAACCAACGTCAAAACCAGTGACGCCGAACACCTAGGCTTTAATAAGCAAGCCGGTGAGGTGCGCACCCGCGGCCTTGACCTACAGGCCACGCTGGCTCTAACCCGTCAGCTGAACATGATGGCCAGCTACACCTATCTGGACAATGAGTTGATTAAAGACACCAAGTTTGAAGGCAATAGCCTGGTGCAAACGCCGCAGCACAGCGGTTCGGTGTGGTTGGATTATCGCATCGGCAGCGGCGTGGCCCAAGGTTTACAAACCGGCGTGGGCATGCGCTATCTGGGCAGCAGCTACGGCGACCCGAGCAATCGTTTTAAAGTCCCTGCGGTTACGCTCTGGGATTTAGCGCTGAATTACGACCTAGGTCATGTGCGCACAGAGTGGGCCGGCGCCAGCGTGGCGTTGAACGTCAGCAACTTAACCAATAAAGACTATGTGGCCAGCTGTACCTCGGCTATGTATTGCTTCATTGGCCAAGACCGCACCGTCAGCGCTTCGCTGCGCTATCGGTGGTAGGGCCATGGCTGCTTCAACGTCTTTAATCAGCCGTCGGCAGCTGCTGCTGGGCTTGCTGGCCAGCGGCGTGCTGTTGGCGGCGCCTGGCCTTGAACGCCCGAAAACAGCCGAGCGGACCGTGGTGGACATTGCTGGGCGTACGGTCAGCCTTACTCGGCCGATTAAACGCATTTTGCTCGGTGATGGCACCTTGGCCTATGCGATGGCGCTCTTGTGCCCAGAGGACCCGTTTGGCGCCGTGGTTGGCTGGGGCAGCAACTTTCGGGCCGCTGATTATGATGGCTATGAGGCTTATCGGCGGCGGTTTCCGCAGCTGGCCGATATTGTGCGTTTCCCGTCTACGTCTCGAGACGCCATCGGCAATGAGCTGGCCTTGTCCTTAGAGCCGGACGTGGTGGTGATGAACTTAAGTTCGCGTGGCGCCGTTGAGGCCTCAGGTTTGATGGCTTTATTGGCCAAGCTGGGGGTGGCGCTGGTGTTTGTGGATTTTAGTACGCAGATTTTTCACCACAGCGCCCGCAGCATTGAGATTCTGGGCACGTTGTTTGGCCGCAGTGAGCAGGCGAAGGCGTTTCTGCGCTTTCGAGCCGAGCAGCTGGCGCGCGTGTTTCAGCCTTTAAAAGGGATTCAACATAGGCCGACGGTGATGTTAGAGCGTGCTGCGGGGCTGTACGAAGACTGTTGCCTGAGCTATGGCGAGGGCAATTTTGGCGCACTGGTGACGGCCGCTGGCGGAGACCATCTGGGCAGCCGCTTTATTCAGGGCACGTTTGGCACCCTGCATCCCGAGCAAGTCATCGCCTCTGAGCCTGATGTGGTCTTGGTCACCGGCGCCAATTGGTCGCTGTATGCCCCCACCGGTGACTGGGTAAACCTAGGGCCAGGCGCTGATCCGATTGAGGGTCAGGCGCGGCTACAGCGGCTGATGCAGCGCCCAGCCTATCGAACCCTACAGGCGGTTCAGAACGGGCGGGTACACGCCATTTGGCATCCGTTTTACGATAATCCCTATCATTT comes from Neisseriaceae bacterium CLB008 and encodes:
- a CDS encoding enoyl-CoA hydratase/isomerase family protein → MYQYLEIERQGQVTHVWLNRPEVGNAFNAALIAELNQCFTELNHDEMTRVVVLGGRGKHFSAGADLNWMKAAGEADLATNVADAEALAQMLDSLARVNKPTIARVQGAAMGGGLGLAAACDLCVASENAVFATSEVRLGLTPATISPYVLRAIGARQAHRYFLTAEKISAAKAERIGLVHELAATPEVIDETVAQLCSSLLAGGPVAQAAAKALIFRVNNQTIDAPLLADTAQRIATLRAGAEAKEGLSAFLSKRAPAWQAE
- a CDS encoding acetyl-CoA carboxylase biotin carboxylase subunit, with amino-acid sequence MFNKILIANRGEIACRVIRSAKKMGIATVAVYSHADANAQHVKLADEAVCIGPAPARESYLQIDKIIAAAKQTGAQAIHPGYGFLSENEAFAEACQVNDVVFIGPPVAAINAMGLKATAKALMEKADVPLTPGYHGSNQDAQFLHQEADRIGYPLLIKASAGGGGKGMSLVESSDQFLNALASCQREATASFGNADVLLEKYISRPRHIEVQVFGDSHGNYVHFFERDCSVQRRHQKVLEEAPAPNVSDEHLAAMREAAINAARAVGYVGAGTVEFIAHQSGEFYFMEMNTRLQVEHPVTEMITGEDLVEWQLRVAFGEPLPKTQEQLGIRGHALEARIYAEDPDKGFLPSTGQIVYLHRPETNDFVRIDSGVEEGDVISAYYDPMIAKLIVWGEDRAEALNRMHRALGEFNVLGLNNNISFLRRLVGCASFTQADLDTGLIEREQTALLPNTEPVAANIWGLASLGLLLQQQQGWQQVAQAGADAQSPWHQADGWRLNGHVRRKLNWLHQGEPTQVIAHYQGQGHFNLLLNGQAVTASGTLNAEGELTAVIAGQQKKARVVRQGQVLWVFVDGDAHAFTYVDPYSAVSEEAAGSNHLAAPMPGQVVKVWVSAGDVVKKGDALMVLEAMKMEHTITAPADGMIESVLFAVTDQVADGDELLVFAEGEKETSDVPA
- a CDS encoding hydroxymethylglutaryl-CoA lyase, which gives rise to MPNKVKIVEVGPRDGLQNEAQQVSTEVKLELIERLGEAGLTTIEATAFVSPKWVPQMADAKAVMAGLKPKAGVAYPVLAPNLQGFEAAYGAGAREVAVFAAASEAFSQKNINCSIAESIERFVPVLRAAQSHGVKVRGYVSCVLGCPYEGEIAPEQVAEVAQRLLDLGCYEISLGDTIGVGTPVATMGLIDAVSKRVPLPQLAGHFHNTYGMAIANIFAALQMGVAVFDASVAGLGGCPYAKGASGNVATEDVVYLLNGLGIDSGVDLPSLVSTAHWISQALGRAPASHTAKALLA
- a CDS encoding AMP-binding protein, producing MSQLSYVNGASSTPLIGVTVGQYFDEACARYAEHEALVVRHQNARLTYRDLQEQVNTLACGLRRLGLVAGDRIGIWSTNCVEWTLMQFATAKAGLILVNINPSYRRTELEYAINKVTCRAIVMASAFKDSNYNDMICDLAPELADAGSGPLQAQRLPSLEYVISINNEPRSGMLNFADLMTAPSAEELAALAEVGASLQFDDPINIQFTSGTTGSPKGATLSHHNILNNGFFCGEGIKLQAQERVCIPVPLYHCFGMVIGNLACITHGATMVYPAAVFDAAQTLKTIEEERCHAAYGVPTMFIAMLDHPDFGQYDLSSLRTGVMAGSPCPVEVMRQVIDKMYMREVTICYGMTETSPVSFQSATDDPIDKRVSTVGRAHPHCEIKIVDELGKIVPRGVVGELCTRSYSVMLGYWGDEKKTAEAIDAAGWMHTEDLAVLDDEGYCQMVGRIKDLVIRGGENLYPREIEEFLYTHPDILDVQVIGVPDTKYGEELCAWIVVKEGRSLTAEDIRGFCDGQISRQKVPRYVKFVVEFPMTVTGKIKKFEMREIMQAELE
- a CDS encoding TonB-dependent siderophore receptor encodes the protein MNPEKKRPAVAAAHEGGPSPTVSIWAQAAMAVCCLSALSQAQAETVGDSAAIADITVEGHGQAPRQGAVRGWVAETSTVGSKAPTDILTSSQSISVVTRQQMDLQQANSTSQALRYTAGATSEKFGGFGDYIDLTKIRGADADYYLDGLRVISNPGSWLPQVDAYGLERVEVLRGPSSSVYGQGTGGGVINQISRKPSAVQSQELSLSYGRFNRKHLGLDATGPLNDAQTLLYRITASGLDSKGQVEDTRHKRLYVAPAITWQPNEHTAWTVMGSYTQEPHLPDYNSLPAAVLGLDNSQLPEINRRRNFSDRDFSASSRKQRSLSSLLQHDFADGWRFTSNMRYMTIDTDLQRSVVYGYQMQDDKLMLKGTYEDSPASVRAFSMDNHVNGEVTLGATTHALLFGVDYARGTVKNALYSDGPHLFDPYGPNYRPAVRPDFGPSRQAPWAVHQTFNRLGAYVQDQIAYRQWRLTLGGRFDRSRTDDETNSYSLVKTKTKQDDHKWSGRAGLSYLFGDSLAAYASYATSFDPLLGSDYKGSAFVPIEAKQREVGLKYHPEGSKTMLSAALFQLNQTNVKTSDAEHLGFNKQAGEVRTRGLDLQATLALTRQLNMMASYTYLDNELIKDTKFEGNSLVQTPQHSGSVWLDYRIGSGVAQGLQTGVGMRYLGSSYGDPSNRFKVPAVTLWDLALNYDLGHVRTEWAGASVALNVSNLTNKDYVASCTSAMYCFIGQDRTVSASLRYRW
- a CDS encoding ABC transporter substrate-binding protein, translated to MAASTSLISRRQLLLGLLASGVLLAAPGLERPKTAERTVVDIAGRTVSLTRPIKRILLGDGTLAYAMALLCPEDPFGAVVGWGSNFRAADYDGYEAYRRRFPQLADIVRFPSTSRDAIGNELALSLEPDVVVMNLSSRGAVEASGLMALLAKLGVALVFVDFSTQIFHHSARSIEILGTLFGRSEQAKAFLRFRAEQLARVFQPLKGIQHRPTVMLERAAGLYEDCCLSYGEGNFGALVTAAGGDHLGSRFIQGTFGTLHPEQVIASEPDVVLVTGANWSLYAPTGDWVNLGPGADPIEGQARLQRLMQRPAYRTLQAVQNGRVHAIWHPFYDNPYHFVALQQLAKWLHPERFQDLDPEATFIELHQRFLPIPYQPGYWLSLNGASV